A single Antechinus flavipes isolate AdamAnt ecotype Samford, QLD, Australia chromosome 5, AdamAnt_v2, whole genome shotgun sequence DNA region contains:
- the LOC127564454 gene encoding 52 kDa repressor of the inhibitor of the protein kinase-like: MEELAQQRRYLSGAQKRKPARPAPEAPHKLPRAASSLLPAGREAPGPEMELDGPSRKKGEDGALGGGALDLSVTRQAQQASPPEPPRAPDQEDIGLLDRWRLTEGQKRAILASRWVPPSNFQFPKRLMGSGASQKYRRCSAQLLQDYQFARYSRHLDGVFCGPCFVFNSNKETVLVSTPLKDWSNGKKILERHSRSKEHGRAAVKTEAFAAYELKKKLSERGQLALKRMVRLILLCGRNDILLGPGPTVTKALDTLSRHMAELDPPSQENPSSGPCAGRQSSERTQEELIQLIGLQIQSKVLARVRDAKFFGLIVGGGSGRSSSLSLSLRYVHRPGEGPVEICEDPVDFIEAPGAAESLLELFLQRMSAWGLQKELLRGYSYRGPGPRRGRWARICTLLPGAVCSASGPQLPAAVLHSCDLRPVTKLLDALSKTWLALRSSAELLSPGLLAPGAFLDVGGHPGEGGDAPEEGGGPAGPRHPHLADVLRAFRDEYPAILGALRKAAEHCGDAESLFYSVTKFDFLVTLVSVESILSCIKSLPLDLQRGDPDLLHLSAEANLVLQRLRKMKDKDDPGFEGLYDDVKLLAASVGVAESPPLVCGRPVSPDAFNAQDLREGYRTSLFIPFLDHVMSELQEQLLDGSPRFLAQYLIPAKLPLLESQEAEAALHDAFQGDLPSPDTFHLELQRWRANWTEVPREERPSSLLNALQHLNPVRFPSINAALSVLATMPISVAPGERASRALERARRWQRDPGKASQLPGLALMAIHQDVEVDVDQVLRGLHLFTH, encoded by the exons ATGGAGGAGCTGGCCCAGCAGAGGAGATACTTGTCGGGAGCCCAGAAGAGAAAGCCGGCCAGGCCCGCCCCTGAAGCGCCCCACAAACTGCCCAGGGCCGCCTCCTCACTGCTGCC GGCCGGGCGCGAGGCCCCAGGGCCGGAGATGGAGCTGGACGGCCCGTCCAGAAAGAAGGGCGAGGACGGCGCCCTCGGGGGAGGAGCCCTGGACCTCTCTGTCACCAGGCAGGCCCAGCAGGCCTCGCCCCCGGAGCCCCCCCGGGCCCCGGACCAGGAAGACATCGGCCTGTTGGACCGCTGGCGCCTGACCGAGGGGCAGAAGAGGGCCATCCTGGCCTCCCGCTGGGTGCCCCCTTCCAACTTCCAGTTCCCCAAGCGGCTGATGGGCTCGGGCGCCAGCCAGAAGTACCGGCGCTGCAGTGCCCAGCTCCTGCAGGACTACCAGTTCGCCCGGTACTCCCGCCATCTGGACGGCGTCTTCTGCGGCCCCTGCTTTGTGTTTAACAGCAACAAAGAGACTGTGCTGGTGTCCACCCCGCTGAAGGACTGGTCCAATGGCAAAAAGATCCTGGAGAGGCACAGCAGGTCCAAAGAGCACGGCAGAGCCGCGGTCAAGACCGAGGCGTTTGCAGCCTATGAGCTCAAGAAGAAGCTGTCCGAGCGGGGCCAGCTGGCCCTGAAGCGCATGGTCAGGCTCATCCTGCTCTGCGGCAGGAACGACATCTTGCTGGGCCCAGGGCCCACGGTCACCAAGGCCTTGGACACCCTCTCTCGCCACATGGCCGAGCTGGACCCGCCGTCGCAGGAGAACCCGAGCAGCGGCCCCTGCGCCGGCCGCCAGTCCTCGGAACGGACGCAGGAGGAGCTCATCCAGCTCATTGGCCTTCAGATCCAGAGTAAGGTCCTGGCCCGCGTGAGAGACGCCAAGTTCTTCGGTCTGATCGTTGGCGGAGGCTCGGGAAGGTCCAGCTCCCTCTCGCTGTCCCTGCGCTACGTGCATCGGCCCGGCGAAGGCCCCGTGGAGATCTGTGAGGACCCCGTAGACTTCATAGAGGCTCCTGGCGCGGCGGAGAGCCTGCTCGAGCTCTTCCTGCAGAGGATGTCGGCCTGGGGGCTGCAGAAGGAGCTCCTACGGGGCTACAGCTACCGAGGGCCGGGCCCTCGGAGGGGCCGGTGGGCGCGCATCTGCACCCTCCTTCCCGGGGCCGTCTGCTCGGCCTCCGGGCCCCAGCTGCCTGCCGCCGTCCTGCACTCCTGTGACCTGCGGCCCGTCACCAAGTTACTGGACGCGCTGAGCAAAACTTGGCTGGCGCTGAGGTCCTCGGCAGAGCTGCTCAGCCCCGGACTTCTGGCGCCGGGGGCCTTCCTAGATGTCGGTGGCCACCCTGGGGAGGGGGGCGATGCCCCAGAGGAAGGCGGGGGCCCAGCCGGCCCCCGGCATCCCCACCTGGCAGATGTGCTCCGAGCTTTCCGAGACGAGTATCCCGCGATCCTCGGCGCCCTGCGGAAGGCAGCCGAGCACTGCGGTGACGCCGAAAGCCTCTTTTACTCTGTCACCAAGTTTGACTTCTTGGTGACCCTGGTCTCTGTGGAGTCCATCCTTTCGTGCATCAAGTCCCTGCCCCTGGACCTGCAGCGGGGGGACCCTGACCTCCTCCATCTCTCAGCTGAGGCAAATCTCGTCCTCCAGAGGCTCAGGAAAATGAAAGACAAGGACGACCCCGGGTTCGAGGGGCTCTACGATGATGTGAAGCTGTTAGCAGCTAGTGTGGGGGTGGCAGAGTCCCCGCCACTCGTGTGCGGCCGGCCGGTGTCCCCTGATGCCTTTAACGCACAGGACCTCCGGGAGGGCTACAGGACGTCCTTGTTCATCCCGTTTCTGGACCACGTCATGTCTGAGCTCCAGGAGCAGCTGCTGGACGGCTCGCCTCGCTTCCTGGCCCAGTACCTCATCCCGGCCAAGCTGCCCCTGTTGGAGAGCCAGGAGGCCGAAGCGGCCCTCCATGATGCGTTCCAGGGAGACCTCCCCAGCCCGGACACGTTTCACCTGGAGTTGCAGAGGTGGAGAGCGAACTGGACAGAAGTCCCCAGGGAGGAGCGGCCCAGCAGCCTCCTGAATGCCCTGCAGCACCTGAACCCTGTCCGTTTCCCCAGCATCAACGCGGCCCTCTCCGTCCTGGCCACCATGCCCATCAGCGTCGCCCCCGGGGAGCGGGCCTCCCGGGCGCTGGAGAGAGCCAGGAGGTGGCAGCGGGACCCAGGGAAGGCAAGCCAGCTCCCGGGCCTGGCCCTGATGGCCATCCATCAGGATGTCGAGGTGGACGTGGACCAGGTCTTGCGAGGGCTCCATCTGTTCACGCACTGA
- the RPL14 gene encoding 60S ribosomal protein L14 — translation MVFKRYVEIGRVAYISFGPHAGKLVAIVDVIDQNRALVDGPCSGVRRQAMPFKCMQLTDFVLKFPHSARQKYVRAAWEKEKINTKWKATRWAKKIEARERKAKMTDFDRYKVMKAKKMRNRIIKHEVKKLQKASTQKGSPKKGAAQKALASKVSAKKIPAKKAEGQKAAPGQKAQKGQKAPGQKAPAKKGPAQKGPAQKGPAQKAAAPKAKK, via the exons ATG GTGTTCAAGCGCTACGTGGAGATCGGCCGCGTGGCCTACATCTCCTTCGGGCCGCATGCCGGCAAGCTGGTGGCTATCGTGGACGTCATCGACCAGAACCGG GCATTGGTCGATGGCCCATGCAGTGGTGTGAGGAGACAGGCCATGCCATTCAAATGTATGCAGCTTACAGACTTTGTTCTCAAGTTCCCACACAG tGCTCGGCAGAAGTATGTCCGGGctgcttgggagaaagaaaagatcaatacaAAATGGAAAGCCACAAGATGGGCCAAGAAGATCGAAGCCAGAGAAAGG AAAGCCAAGATGACAGATTTTGACCGTTACAAAGTCATGAAGGCCAAGAAAATG agaaacagaattatCAAGCATGAAGTGAAGAAGCTCCAGAAGGCCTCTACCCAGAAGGGGTCCCCTAAGAAGGGAGCTGCCCAGAAGGCACTGGCCTCCAAGGTCTCCGCCAAGAAGATCCCCGCAAAGAAGGCTGAGGGCCAGAAGGCCGCTCCCGGCCAGAAGGCCCAGAAGGGTCAGAAAGCCCCTGGCCAGAAGGCCCCAGCCAAGAAGGGACCCGCTCAGAAGGGGCCCGCCCAGAAAGGGCCCGCTCAGAAAGCAGCTGCCCCCAAGGCCAAAAAATAA